Genomic segment of Paenalkalicoccus suaedae:
CACTTGGACCGAAGGGTCGTAACGTAGTTCTTGAGAAGAAGTTTGGATCTCCACTTATCACAAATGATGGAGTAACAATCGCAAAGGACATCGAGCTTGAGGATGCTTTTGAGAACATGGGAGCACAGCTTGTATCAGAAGTTGCGAGCAAAACAAACGACATCGCTGGTGACGGTACGACAACAGCGACTGTTTTAGCGCAAGCAATGATCAAGGAAGGTCTTAAAAACGTAACATCTGGTGCGAATCCAATGGTGATTCGTCGTGGAATTGAGAAAGCTACAGAGGCAGCGCTTCAAGAGCTACGTAACATCTCGAAGCCAATCGAAGGCAAAGAGTCTATCGCACAGGTTGCATCGATTTCTGCCGCTGACAACGAAGTTGGCCAGCTAATCGCAGAAGCGATGGAGCGCGTTGGTAACGACGGTGTTATCACAGTAGAAGAGTCTAAAGGATTCGCTACAGAGCTAGAAGTAGTAGAAGGTATGCAGTTTGACCGTGGCTACGCTTCTCCATATATGGTGACGGACTCTGATAAGATGGAAGCTGTTTTAGATGATCCTTACATCCTTATCACGGATAAGAAAATCGGTAACATCCAAGAAGTACTTCCTGTCCTTGAGCAGGTTGTACAACAAAGCCGTCCAATCTTAATCATTGCAGAAGACGTAGAAGGCGAAGCGCTTGCAACATTAGTTGTGAACAAGCTACGCGGAACGTTCAATGCAGTGGCAGTTAAAGCACCTGGCTTCGGTGATCGCCGTAAGTCTATGCTTGAGGACGTTGCTACATTAACTGGTGGTGAAGTGATCACAGAAGACCTAGGTCTTGACCTGAAGTCTGCTGGAATCGCTCAGCTTGGTCGCGCATCGAAGGTTGTTGTTTCTAAAGACAACACGACGATCGTAGACGGTGCTGGAGACGCTGCTGAGATCGCTGGTCGCGTTAACCAGATCAAAGCACAAATCGAAGAGACTACATCTGACTTCGACCGTGAAAAGCTACAAGAGCGCCTAGCGAAGCTTGCTGGCGGTGTTGCAGTCGTGAAGGTTGGAGCAGCTACAGAAACAGAAATGAAAGAACGCAAGCTACGCATTGAAGATGCTTTAAACTCTACACGCGCAGCGGTAGAAGAAGGTATCGTAGCTGGTGGTGGTACGGCACTTGTAAACGTACTAAACGCAATCAAAGCTGTTAACGTAGAAGGCGACGAGCAAACTGGTGTAAACATCGTGCTACGCGCACTAGAAGAGCCAGTACGTCAAATCGCGGAAAACGCTGGACTTGAAGGCTCAATCATCGTTGAGCGCCTCAAGGGCGAAAAAGTCGGAATCGGCTTCAACGCAGCAACTGGCGAGTACGTGGACATGGTTGCAGAAGGTATCGTAGACCCAACAAAAGTAACGCGCTCTGCGCTTCAAAACGCAGCAAGCGTATCTGCTATGTTCCTAACAACAGAAGCAGTCGTTGCAGATATCCCAGAAGAAGCTGGTGCAGGCGGCGGAATGCCTGACATGGGCGGAATGGGTGGAATGGGCGGCATGATGTAATCATTGTCCCAATCCCTTTTAAAAAAGGTGTTGAAGGCTTTGATACACTTCAGTTAAAGCTCGTTTCCATTTAGATCATAAATAAAAATCCCCTCTCAGGTTTGTTTTGAACTTGGGAGGGGGTTTTTCTATTGACTTCCTGCAAAACCTTTACGCCTAAAAAATTCAGAGTAAATGGGATATAGCGTTCATTTTTTAATTAGTATATCTTCAAGGTAATAGAAGGCAATACTAAAAGTTTGGCCTTCTTGAGTTTGCATCAGTCAAAGGATCAATATTAACATTGTATTTTACGTTCATGTACATCTTCTCAAACATGTCGATCCATTCTTCTTCTTCCATTGGTTTTGAGAAAGGTCTTTTTGTTTGTATGCCCAGTTGAAGCGGATCTACTTTTAATTCTTGCATCTTTTTAAGGAATTCATATGTTTGTTGTTCAAGATAAGTTTCAATATCCGCTTTTAAATTTTCTAATTCCTGTGGATCAAATAATTGTTTTTCTCCCCGATATTCCTCAATCTTACTGTCTATACTTACTGTAAAAAAAATTGTCGAATTACTGCTATCAATATTAACATCTATTTTAGATCTCACATGACCCAATACAATTTCAAATTCTCGTATCGGCAAAACTGCTAAGTAGTGATTATTGTTTATCAGCTGAAAGATGCGATCATCTATAGATGAAATGGTTTCAACTAGCTTATCATTTTGAAACAAGGCTGTCCCTTCATAGTTAACCCCGTCTCCTTGTATGCTATATATGGGTAAGAATGGATCTGAATAAGGGGTATAGAGTAAGTTTTTGAATTGATGAAGATTGACGACAGTTAATTCACCTTGATTTCTGTCCTCATAATGCTTCAGCATTCTGTAAAAGGAGTAATCAAAGTTTTCAGCATTGTCCAATTGACTTTCTAAAAATTCTTCGAAATTTCCTCTCATAATAACTAAATAGATTCTCGGAGAAATATCCGGATCAGTCAATAATGTATTTACAATTGACATAATCCCTTCTTGTCCAAGCTCTTCGCTAATTACGAGCATCCGCATTTGCCCGGACTTAACTTCCTGATAAAAGTTAAAGTTGTACTTCTGTATTCCTTCTTTTAATAAGTCGACTTCATGCGATATAACTATTTTATCTTCTTTACTGAGTGGTGGAAAAATGGTACTAACTTTTAATTTCCCTTCATCTGCCTTACTAATTGATAAAAAGGTAATGGGTGAAATCTCTTCAATAAGGTTATTTTCTGTAATAGGGGAACAGCCCGATAACCAAAAAGCTACAAAGAGGAATATCATTCCTTCACGTATCTTTTCATGTAGGCGCATATTTATTACCCCCTCTTTTTTTCATCATTATCACAATAACAAGTGGGAGAAGAAAATAGGTTATACATCCAGCTATAATTTGAATGTGTAATAAAAAGATCTGTGTCTCCCACGACTTCCAAAATAACTCATTCACAATAACCATCCCGATATAAATAAGGATTACACTAAATAACAACCCCTTTCCACTCGACGGTTTTTTCATTTTACTCAGAACAATTTTAGACGCTCCATAAAATAGTAAGAGAAATAGAGAAACTGCAAAAACAATGTTAAATAATTCAAAGGAAAGCAAGATCATGTCCGTTCTTTCAAAAACGGGATTTTGAAAATAGCGGGCCATATCAACAATCGGATATCGACTTTTACTTAAATAAGTAGATCCAAAATATAATAGGGACGCGATAAATAAGA
This window contains:
- a CDS encoding Ger(x)C family spore germination protein, whose amino-acid sequence is MRLHEKIREGMIFLFVAFWLSGCSPITENNLIEEISPITFLSISKADEGKLKVSTIFPPLSKEDKIVISHEVDLLKEGIQKYNFNFYQEVKSGQMRMLVISEELGQEGIMSIVNTLLTDPDISPRIYLVIMRGNFEEFLESQLDNAENFDYSFYRMLKHYEDRNQGELTVVNLHQFKNLLYTPYSDPFLPIYSIQGDGVNYEGTALFQNDKLVETISSIDDRIFQLINNNHYLAVLPIREFEIVLGHVRSKIDVNIDSSNSTIFFTVSIDSKIEEYRGEKQLFDPQELENLKADIETYLEQQTYEFLKKMQELKVDPLQLGIQTKRPFSKPMEEEEWIDMFEKMYMNVKYNVNIDPLTDANSRRPNF
- the groL gene encoding chaperonin GroEL (60 kDa chaperone family; promotes refolding of misfolded polypeptides especially under stressful conditions; forms two stacked rings of heptamers to form a barrel-shaped 14mer; ends can be capped by GroES; misfolded proteins enter the barrel where they are refolded when GroES binds), coding for MAKEIKFSEDARRAMMRGVDRLADTVKVTLGPKGRNVVLEKKFGSPLITNDGVTIAKDIELEDAFENMGAQLVSEVASKTNDIAGDGTTTATVLAQAMIKEGLKNVTSGANPMVIRRGIEKATEAALQELRNISKPIEGKESIAQVASISAADNEVGQLIAEAMERVGNDGVITVEESKGFATELEVVEGMQFDRGYASPYMVTDSDKMEAVLDDPYILITDKKIGNIQEVLPVLEQVVQQSRPILIIAEDVEGEALATLVVNKLRGTFNAVAVKAPGFGDRRKSMLEDVATLTGGEVITEDLGLDLKSAGIAQLGRASKVVVSKDNTTIVDGAGDAAEIAGRVNQIKAQIEETTSDFDREKLQERLAKLAGGVAVVKVGAATETEMKERKLRIEDALNSTRAAVEEGIVAGGGTALVNVLNAIKAVNVEGDEQTGVNIVLRALEEPVRQIAENAGLEGSIIVERLKGEKVGIGFNAATGEYVDMVAEGIVDPTKVTRSALQNAASVSAMFLTTEAVVADIPEEAGAGGGMPDMGGMGGMGGMM